CTCCCATCACACACTCGTGGTGTGGGAACAACTTATTGTACCCACAGTGCTAGTCCTTTCCTACAGTGGGCTGCTTTGATCAGAACTCTTCTCTAGCTTAAACACTTGAATCAGAGAATAAGAAAGAATCCCAACCAGAGGCTCTACAATACAGTGGTACAGGAAAGCTCCTATGCTGTGGGTGGATATACAGACATCCAGCTAGTGACCAAAGAACCAGTGGACCATTGGCAGAGCATTGTTCCACTTCAGAAAATTGCTAGATGCCATTATGAGCCTCTCTAGCACCACACCACCTATGATCTAGTCCTGTTTTTTTTATGAACACTTGTTTTATTGAACTAACTGGAGCATAAACAGTAGACAGAGGCCCTCTAGTGGCCTAATGAGTTAATGTTCCCTCTTCTTCCTAGACTGAAAAAAGGAGACTTCAGAGGACATAGAAGGTTCTCAAAATTAAATGAATCAATACAGTCACTGGCTCAAAAAGGAGGTTACATATGCTGGGATTAGACATATTTTTAAGGAATTATAAATAGAGCAAAATCCTCCTGTCAGGGAGGGAAATCAACAGGAAAATCCTCTGCATTGCCTACAGATTTCTGTGCATGAGCAGAGTAGCAAATTGTACTCTCCAGCTTCCTCTTGGATCTGCATGTGGCACATCTAACTGTGATCAGGGGCTCCAGATCTACACTCCCACAGCTAATGTTCAGTGTTTAATCCTAGATACTTGACTAGCTCTCTTTTGCTTTTGGTATGAGGTTCCGAGTTCCCACTGTCAAATACAAACCGTGACCTTTTAGTTCTTCCTCACCTGAATGTATAGAGAGCATCTCATCTCAACTAGGATTAATGGGATTTCATGTAGGAAGACCAGAGGAACAACAATTAATCCAAAAGTATGTTGTATGCTGGATTATTTTAGATAATAGCTTCCAAAAATATACATAAGCCACAGATCACATAACTCACTAGCATTTTTGCTCTGTGGTACTGACGGTTACTAAATTGTTCACTTTCAAAAGGAAGCAAGGATTACTGCTTTTTGTACCATGCTACCAAAATGAAATTACTGTGAAATACTTCATTACCTACTGTTCATTTCCTGTGCCTGTCTTACTATTCCATGCCACAAGTTAGTTTGGTTACATGGGAAGATAATAAATCATGCATGTCAAATCCCTTTTATTTCACTGATCTAACTACCACATTTAGTAAACATATGACAGGAAATGGGTAAGCCGTGTCTAAAATCACGGTTTCTAATGGAGTCAAATTTATCCTGTGTGACCCAAGTGAAGTGAATATACTTATACCTGGAATGAATTTGGCCTACAGGTTTCAACTTTGTTCACTACGATTTTGAACTTTGTTCACATACCTCCTCTCAGTATGAAGGGTACCAAGAAACGGATAAAAATAACCACACATAATCACTACAATAATTACTTGTCAGCTAGGAGCCCAACAGTTACTGATCTGTTGAACCACTGTAAGACAACAACTGTAAAGTAACCTTAACATACGGACATGTAGGATCAGCAATTTGGCCTTTTACCTAAACAATGAAGTGTGCACAATGTCTTCCAGAAGAATGAACACACCCATTCAATGATGGAGCCAAAGATTTGTTTCTTGGGCAACGCAGGACAGTACTGCATCTGAACACAATAGTACTTGGCACATAAGATCTCAAATATAATTTGCCTTCCTGTTGAAACTCCCACTTTTGGCTTCTGagatacatttttgtgtgtgtgcacgcgtgcaAGGTTTCATCATGGTGTTGACCTAAAATATTAGCACCAGTGATCTAAACTTGGGCATTTCTATGCTGTTATGATATACAGCAAGAATAGGCcttcattttaattaaatgatTCTTCATGATATAATATTGGACTGTACCTTTTGACCTTGTTTGTTATCCACACACAGCTGTGTTACTGAGTCTATTTCTCTTTATGCACACCCAAGGAAGATTAACAAGCAAGATATGCATTTGCTAGCTGAAACCAAGCACCTTATAGCGAAACACatattgaagtgtagacatatagATCTACATGTAAATCAGAAAACCTCTCCCAAACAGAGACATATTAGGTAGGGAGAAGACAAGAGCACTCAAAATTGCTTCTGAAACCCTGCTGGTGCTTCTTTAAGAACTTCACATAGGTCCTCTAGCACATCAACACTAATTACTGAATTCTGAACTCCCTACATCTTGTTTTTCCAGAGCATTAAAAATATGAATCCTTTAAACACAAAAGGTACATATTTTCATTTATGCCACTATCTCACTTTAAGGATCCTTTACACAGCCAGAGTGTTATatgagaatcaagcccaatgactatttaactaacatttcctctctccttccaaaggttaaaaaaaaaaaaaaaaaaaaaaccattaacATTTTTTAATATGACTTACTAAATGATGGGCCTTCTCTGAATTGTGGTCGCCATTAAATAATGGCACAGCAGGTGTTGATGAAGTAATTCCCAGCAAATATGGTTGTCTGAAGTGTCAACCTTATGCACTGCTTGAACAAACTTGTGTTTGTGTCCGTATAAACACATTAGTGCTTGAACTAGCATACCTCCTCTGGAACAGAATAAACATTTTAGTGTATCTCAGCCCCTATTAGGCTAGGCGAATGGATAAACTTTCAGTCAAGTCAACTGAGAATTCTTGCACGTCTGTCTTGCTTTTACTGCACTTACACAAGAGAGACACAGACCAGACAAATAACTGAATAGAATATGCCGGGCAAGCACTTTAAGTGTTTATGCTATACCTGCTTTCATCTATCTAGAGTCAAACTAAGCTGAAAAATTAAAGTGGCAACTAAAAATAAGCTCCTGATGTCATATACTGTACTAAAATTGTAGAATCTAATTTTAGGAAAAGATGTCTCCACATTCAACCAACCAAAGCTATTAATATATCTATGTGCAATCTGATTTTTAAGTCAGTTTTTGAAATGCTATAGCAGTCTTTGATGCTGAAAACAGATCCTGGTCACAGCATACAATAGTAGTGGATATGAACTAACAGCCCCTTATCCTCCTCTCCTGTGGACAGATTTTTGAGAAGAGGAAAAAAGATAGGTTGAAAGTTTTCATGAAGTTCACTGTATGATATTTCTTATGAATCCTTTTAGCCAGATTGGCAAGCAAATTTATGGATCTGGAGTCTGGATGTGTAATGGAAGCCTCCTTATACTGCTCTCCATCCACCCCCTTTTACAGTCAGGATGGTTCACACAGCAGTTATGATGCCATTTGTGGGATGGCCACTGCTAAGGATTGGTCTCCCCCCACTCTATATGGATGCAATGGCAGGAGTCTATATATCTTAAAATATAGCTGTTATCAATAAACTTATTTGGGTCATGAGCAGAGAAAGTATATCTGTCatatagagagacaaggcaggtgaggtaatatcttttattggaccaacttcggttggtgagagagacaagctttcaagctacacagagcccttcttatactcccagcatcacagcaaaatgcaaggtggaaccgATTGTTTAGCaaagaggttctcaaactgggggttgggacccctcagggggttgtgaggctaTTATGTgcggggtcgtgagctgtcagcttccacccaaacctcactttgcctccagcatttataatggtgttaaatatattaaaaagtgtttttaatttataaggggggggtcgcactcagaagcttgctatgtgaaaggggtcaccagtacaaaagtttgagaatcactggtttagcataagtagttagcagccttgaatggtcccttacaatatctggtaactgcttatgctaaacactATGTCCCACCTTGCATTTTATTGTGACCTTGGGAGgacctttcccagagctgaagaagagctgtgtgcgGCTtcaaatcttgtctctctcaccaacagaagttggtccaataaaagcgattacctcacccaccttgtctctgtaatatccttggaccgacacggctacagctacactgcatacataaagATATATGTAATATAAACATCGAGGGGCAAATTCTCCCCTAGGAGAAAAATTTATGGTGAATAAATGTATTTATCCAAGGGCAGCTTGAGGTTACCATCATGATCTTCAATTATTTGTATTCTTGTTGGGCCTagcagccccagccatggatcAAGCCCTCATTGTTCTAGGTTCGGAACAGACACATAACAAAAGGACAGCCCCTTGCCCGGAAGAGCTTACAGCATGTTTTGggggcttatttttttaaaactcaataTAACTTGCATTCCTGAAAGTACTGCATACCTATCTTCTCTTTATTTCTTATAAAAAGCACTTCAAGCAACACTGTATCTATCGCTAACCAATTAAAAAGTTATATTTTCCCATGCATTTATTGCAGCACCACCCCTCTGCCTTTGGGCATGACATTTTTAGTGCACGTTAGTACTTTCAGAGAAGAAAAGTCTCGCGTCTCAGACTGCCCGTCCTTCAAGATCATTTTACTAGAAATTTCCCATATCAATGATACGTATTAGACGCTGCCACAGCATTTGCTTACACATGAAATTCTTTCTACTTGGAAAGGAAATGCATTAGCAAGACTAGTTTTTCCACTCCCCCTCAAAAATGAGGCACTGAGAAGttaaatgatttgtccaaggtcacataagTAGTCAGTGACACAGCCAGAAAAAGATCAGAATTTCCTGACTCTATGTCCTGTGGGTTTTATCCACAAGACCATCCTGCCTCCTAATTGTCCAGAACCAACTCCAACTGAAGACAGGGGGAGTCTTTCCATAGACTCTGAAGGAAATCAGATTAGGCCCTACTGGACTAATTCTGAGAAGTGCTGAACATCCACAAGTCCCATTTCATAAAGGGCCTCCACCTCAGTTTTGCAGGCACTCAATAACTCACTCATAAGGTTGCATGTGCAATTCCACTGTCTTATCTGTCttgaaaatcattttttttaagtgaaaataatGTGTAGCACACTGTGGAAAGTAACTTCACTTTTTCTTTCAGGCACTATTATAACATGAATACAATCTGCACATGCACTGATCAAAACACTTTACTTTTGTGTTTCTAACTCTTCACTTTCCTGCTTTCCCAGCTCCACACAGATTCTCTAAACCAAAAACTGAAGATAATAACCACTTTGCACTGTTCCTGACAACTTCTGTTTTTTACCTGCACTTCTTCTAAAACCTGACTTGTGCTCTCTGCTTTCCTGTTGCCATGGAGAAGGTCCAGCACATAACCCGCTCTGCCATGAGGAGAGCCTCAACTATTGAGGTGAACCCACAAACACGCCAAAAGCTCCAGGAGCTCTTTATAAatttttgtcttattttaatATGCCTCTTGCTTATCTGTATCCTTGTGATGCTTCTCTGAAGTTCCACAGAATCTTTGCTTCCCATTGCACTATCCTATAAGAAAGCCAcaccaaaaggggaaaaaaaagaactaAACAAGAAACTCCCAAGGCAAGAATACCCATGTGAGCCGGTTCGAGCAGTTGGACTAAAACAGTCTCGTCAACCACTGCACCATTTTCGGACTAGCCATTGTAAACACATTAAAAAGCACTTCTGTACTGAACAGTGATTTAAAGCCTACTGGTACAAAGCTGTCCATGAGCTAACTTGTTTGTTCACCTTGCTAAGAGGCATCTCATGTGAATATGGTAAATTTGTGCCTTTTTCATGGAAGTAAGAAAGGGCATTAATTGTGTTATTCAATTAGTGTTTCAGCCAAGTGAACCACAATATTAAAAACAACCACCTCACTCTTTTGGGCCTGCATGCTTTAAAATTTCACTGTAAAGCTTTTTAGATATTGGATATATGTATATTAATATCTCATAGAAGCTCAGATCAATCCAAAATGATGCACAGGCACATTTAGATTTGACTGTATTCCAGAAAATTTTCTGTTCCACTTCAAGATGCTACAATGTTACACTGTTAATTGAAATTATTCAACTTGCTCTAATAGTTTATGACTAGAATCCTGAAAAATGAAGTAGAAGctattttaaagaaaccttttCCCAGATATaaattgtctttttcttttttcctatttAAGGAAGGGGTTTAGGACTGATTAATGGGAAGAAAAGTAATGCCAAAACTTCAATTCTGTCTGGTATCTTTTCACATGACTTGTGACTCAGTTTTAAAAAGATATGTATATTGAAACAAACAGGCATTTGCAGAGaaagttttaatttgtttttcaagGTATATCAAGAACCAACCACCCTGGTAAGAGAACAGTATTCACTCATTGCGTTCAATTGGCTAACTGGATGTTAGAAGGATGTTAGAAGCCAAAAGTGTGCCTTGAGTAGGCTTGTCaattgtctaatcacacaaacccacacacccctgccccgccccttctccgaggccccgtcccgctcactccatttccccactccctctgtcactcgctctcccccaccctcactcactttcactgggctggggcagggagttgggatgtgggaggggatgcaggctctgggctggggccgagggtttTGGAGTGTGGAAGGGAGCTCCGggatgagcctggggcagggggttggggtgcagggtgcaacctctgggagggagtttgggtgcaggaaggggctcaggcatgtggcaggggatggggggggggtgcaagctccggccaggcggcgcttacctcgggcagctcccaggcGGCGGctcagtggggctaaggcaggctccctgcttgccctggcctCGCGCCGCTCCCAAAAGtgtccagcatgtccctgtggccccaggggagggcaggggtctctgcgcactgcccGCGCCCCGAgcgccaactccacagctcccattggtcgtgaagtgtggccaatgggagcgatAGGGgtggagcctgcctgagccctgctgcaccaccgaccGGGATCTGCCTGGAGGTAAGCAAGGTCAGGGGATCCGCACACTGGCCCCTCtgtgcgctgctcccggaagtggccagcacatccctgccgcccccccacgcactgcctctgcctgcaggcactgcccccacagctcccattggccaccattcctgaccaatgggagctgtggagttggaGCTCGGGGCATGGGCAGCACACAGAAACCCTTCCCGACCCCGCAGGatcatgccggccacttccaggagcagcgtggggccagggcaggcagggagcctgcattaTCCCCCCTGTGCCGCCggacttttagcacctaaaatctccccgTTTGGCTTCTACTTTGGAGATAGAGCCTTGACCGGGAGACTTCCAGCcaaaccaggagggttggcaaccctagacttGAGATCTCAAGATCCTTTTGTTTTACATAGCTTTAGCAACAGATTATTATCTACCACACTTTACATATACCATAATTTGCACTAAGAAATGCAATTTACTTTACATTAGGAAAACTGAATACAGGAAATTCAGCATTTATCTATGTCAGACTTGCTTTTTTATTTGGTATAATAAAGtaaaaggtttggggttttttattctGCAGTCAGGTCATTCCCATTAGTCTAACCAAACTTACCCAAGCTGGATACAGTACAAGGAAAAATActgcttttcttttaaagataaCTCACTGCTTATCCAAACCCTTTCTATTTCAGGCAGCTCATCAAGATAGTATTTGAATCAAATTCACCTTCTAGTGAGATCAAGGTGGTCA
This genomic window from Emys orbicularis isolate rEmyOrb1 chromosome 3, rEmyOrb1.hap1, whole genome shotgun sequence contains:
- the PLN gene encoding cardiac phospholamban, which produces MEKVQHITRSAMRRASTIEVNPQTRQKLQELFINFCLILICLLLICILVMLL